In the genome of Hymenobacter taeanensis, one region contains:
- a CDS encoding family 1 glycosylhydrolase has protein sequence MEHVEMWGGIECTIRRMGDGYSDQLVSSGHRDRIEDLDQFAELGIRKLRYPVLWEQVAPESLDSPDWTWTDERMARLQELGIDPIVTLLHHGSGPRYTALHQANFVAGLARFAGMVAERYPWVKHFTPVNEPLTTARFSGLYGIWYPHGLDDKTFVRIQLNHIKGTREAMKAIRKVTPDAQLVQTEDLGKTHCTPKLAYQAEFENNRRWLTFDLLCGRINEQHPMWSYLRENGASEIELLNLVNDPMPPDVLGINYYITSERFLDENHQYFPAQHLRQSEARVNYADVEAVRVRWVRMAGIHDLLREAWERYHLPMAITEVHLQCTREEQMRWIQYAWDAANQLKAEGVDMRAITIWSLLGAYDWNTLLTQEGAYYESGVFDLRGGSPRRTALFKMVQSLATEGHYHHPLLHNKGWWERNDRFVYHHHRPISTNTLEL, from the coding sequence ATGGAACACGTAGAAATGTGGGGCGGAATAGAATGCACCATTCGGCGCATGGGAGATGGGTATTCTGACCAGCTCGTCAGTAGTGGCCACCGGGACCGGATTGAGGATCTGGACCAGTTTGCAGAGTTGGGAATTCGCAAGCTTCGGTACCCCGTTCTGTGGGAGCAGGTGGCCCCCGAAAGTCTGGACAGTCCCGACTGGACCTGGACCGATGAGCGAATGGCTCGCCTCCAAGAATTGGGCATTGACCCTATTGTAACGCTGCTGCACCACGGCAGTGGCCCACGCTATACGGCGCTCCATCAAGCAAACTTTGTGGCGGGGCTGGCCCGCTTTGCCGGCATGGTAGCCGAGCGCTACCCTTGGGTAAAGCACTTCACCCCCGTAAATGAGCCCCTAACCACGGCTCGGTTCAGCGGCCTCTACGGCATCTGGTACCCTCACGGCCTCGACGATAAAACCTTCGTCCGGATTCAGCTGAACCACATTAAGGGCACCCGCGAGGCTATGAAAGCCATCCGGAAGGTAACGCCTGACGCCCAATTGGTGCAAACCGAAGATCTGGGCAAAACTCACTGCACGCCCAAACTGGCCTACCAGGCGGAGTTTGAAAACAACCGGCGCTGGCTCACTTTCGATCTGCTGTGCGGCCGTATAAATGAGCAGCACCCCATGTGGAGCTACCTCCGCGAGAATGGAGCCTCCGAAATAGAACTGCTGAATCTGGTAAATGACCCAATGCCGCCCGATGTGCTTGGTATCAATTATTACATCACAAGTGAGCGGTTTTTAGATGAAAACCACCAATACTTCCCCGCCCAGCATTTGCGGCAAAGTGAAGCGCGGGTTAATTATGCTGATGTAGAGGCCGTGCGGGTCCGGTGGGTCCGGATGGCGGGAATTCATGACCTGTTGCGGGAAGCGTGGGAGCGGTACCACCTGCCCATGGCCATTACGGAGGTACACTTGCAATGCACCCGCGAGGAGCAGATGCGCTGGATCCAATACGCCTGGGATGCTGCCAACCAACTGAAAGCCGAAGGAGTAGATATGCGCGCCATTACCATTTGGTCGTTGCTGGGCGCCTATGACTGGAATACGCTGCTCACGCAGGAAGGCGCTTACTATGAAAGTGGGGTGTTTGACCTGCGCGGAGGCAGCCCCAGGCGCACGGCGCTTTTTAAAATGGTGCAAAGCCTGGCTACCGAAGGCCATTATCATCACCCCCTGCTACACAACAAAGGCTGGTGGGAGCGTAACGACCGTTTTGTTTACCATCACCACCGGCCCATCTCCACCAATACCCTTGAGCTATGA
- a CDS encoding sporulation protein codes for MKHSLRNVLLLSTLFSLGACASSGPAAPSASAADTTRRPATTSTAPAEDLSKYRPVFAAPKAPAAAPVTAARPVTPTNQVNAQIEQRLRDQAYTNKNVKYAQGFRILAYVGLEKEQAMSIRRSIISRYPEETDYLAYKQPIFRLWVGDYTTRLEAEQALQRIKQLAPKAQLESAQVVLNKTTF; via the coding sequence ATGAAACACTCGCTTCGTAACGTGCTGCTGCTTTCCACCCTGTTTTCGCTGGGCGCCTGCGCATCTTCGGGGCCGGCAGCACCATCGGCCTCCGCTGCTGATACCACGCGCCGGCCGGCCACAACAAGCACTGCGCCGGCAGAAGACCTGAGTAAGTACCGGCCGGTTTTTGCTGCGCCCAAGGCACCTGCCGCGGCCCCCGTAACGGCGGCCAGGCCTGTAACCCCTACCAACCAGGTAAACGCTCAGATTGAGCAGCGCCTGCGTGACCAGGCTTACACCAACAAAAATGTGAAGTACGCTCAGGGCTTCCGAATACTGGCCTACGTGGGCCTGGAGAAGGAGCAGGCTATGAGCATCCGGCGGAGTATCATCAGCCGCTACCCCGAAGAAACCGACTACCTGGCCTACAAGCAGCCTATCTTCCGCCTCTGGGTAGGCGATTATACTACCCGCCTCGAAGCCGAGCAGGCTTTGCAGCGCATTAAGCAGCTGGCTCCCAAAGCACAGCTGGAGTCGGCGCAGGTAGTACTCAATAAAACCACGTTTTAG
- the deoC gene encoding deoxyribose-phosphate aldolase yields the protein MNLASYIDHTLLRPDAQPEQIEQLCQEAADNQFASVCVPPCYVRLAVETLRDTGVPVCTVIGFPLGYGLAKVKFFEGHQALSEGATELDMVINIGALKAGRVEEVEEEIGELAELCHLRGALLKVIIETALLTEDEIVLACEICAEAGADFVKTSTGFAGRGASISDIELMRQSLPTHIRIKASGGIRTRETALALIAAGADRIGSSNSLVLLEDNSHETLAS from the coding sequence GTGAACCTCGCCTCGTACATCGACCACACTCTCCTCAGACCTGACGCGCAGCCCGAGCAGATTGAGCAGCTCTGTCAGGAAGCCGCCGACAACCAGTTCGCCAGCGTGTGCGTGCCGCCGTGCTACGTGCGGCTGGCGGTAGAAACCCTACGAGATACGGGGGTACCGGTGTGCACAGTTATTGGCTTTCCGCTGGGGTATGGGCTGGCTAAAGTCAAGTTTTTTGAGGGGCACCAAGCCTTATCAGAGGGCGCGACGGAGCTGGATATGGTGATTAATATTGGGGCCTTGAAAGCCGGCAGGGTAGAAGAAGTAGAGGAGGAGATTGGTGAGCTGGCCGAGCTTTGCCACCTGCGGGGTGCACTCCTGAAAGTTATTATTGAAACGGCCCTCCTGACGGAGGATGAAATTGTGCTGGCCTGCGAGATATGCGCGGAGGCCGGCGCCGATTTTGTAAAAACTTCCACGGGTTTTGCGGGTCGGGGTGCCTCCATCTCCGACATTGAGCTGATGCGCCAGTCACTGCCCACCCACATTCGTATTAAAGCTTCCGGCGGAATTCGCACGCGCGAAACGGCCCTGGCCCTCATTGCTGCCGGCGCCGACCGCATTGGCTCGTCTAATAGTCTGGTACTGCTGGAAGACAACTCCCATGAAACACTCGCTTCGTAA
- the glf gene encoding UDP-galactopyranose mutase — MFDYLIVGAGFAGSVLAERLATRSNKKVLVVDKRNHIAGNAYDHYNEEGILVHKYGPHIFHTNSKDVFEYLSNFTDWRPYEHRVLASVDGQHVPMPINLNTINMLYGLSLNSFEVEQFLESLAESVPVIKTSEDVVVSKVGRELYEKFFRNYTRKQWGMDPSELDKSVTSRVPTRTNRDNRYFTDTYQAMPLHGYTRMFERMLDHPNIKVMLNTDYHDIIDFIPFKEMIFTGPVDEYFDFKYGKLPYRSLEFKHETLNTEQFLPAPVVNYPNEHLYTRITEFKQLTGQQHPKTSVVYEYPKAEGDPYYPVPRLENAELYNKYKKLADETPKVHFVGRLATYKYYNMDQVVAQALTLYKKLTEKTEEAQKVTMPAITGSASIINKLVPRDPAKE; from the coding sequence ATGTTCGATTATCTCATCGTAGGGGCCGGCTTTGCTGGCAGCGTGTTGGCCGAGCGGCTTGCGACTCGTTCCAATAAAAAAGTACTGGTGGTGGACAAGCGCAACCATATTGCTGGGAACGCCTATGACCATTACAACGAAGAAGGTATCCTGGTCCACAAGTATGGCCCGCATATTTTCCATACCAATTCGAAGGACGTATTCGAATACCTATCCAACTTTACCGACTGGCGCCCATATGAGCACCGGGTACTGGCTTCCGTAGATGGCCAGCACGTGCCCATGCCCATCAACCTCAATACCATTAACATGCTGTATGGCCTCTCGCTGAACAGCTTTGAGGTGGAGCAGTTTTTAGAGTCATTGGCCGAGAGCGTGCCAGTTATTAAAACCTCTGAAGATGTAGTGGTAAGCAAAGTAGGGCGCGAGCTGTACGAGAAATTCTTCCGCAACTACACCCGTAAGCAGTGGGGCATGGACCCCTCGGAGCTGGATAAGTCAGTAACGAGCCGCGTGCCCACCCGCACCAACCGCGACAACCGTTACTTCACCGACACCTATCAGGCTATGCCGCTGCACGGCTACACCCGCATGTTTGAGCGTATGTTGGATCACCCCAACATCAAGGTGATGCTGAATACTGACTACCACGACATCATTGATTTCATTCCTTTCAAGGAAATGATTTTCACGGGGCCGGTAGATGAGTACTTCGATTTTAAGTACGGCAAGCTCCCCTACCGCTCTCTGGAGTTCAAGCACGAAACGCTCAACACGGAGCAGTTCCTGCCCGCTCCGGTAGTAAATTACCCCAATGAGCACTTATACACCCGCATTACGGAGTTTAAGCAGCTTACAGGCCAGCAGCACCCCAAAACCAGCGTGGTGTATGAGTACCCCAAAGCAGAGGGAGACCCATATTACCCCGTGCCACGCCTGGAGAATGCCGAGCTGTACAACAAGTACAAGAAGCTGGCCGACGAAACACCTAAGGTGCACTTTGTAGGCCGCTTGGCTACGTACAAGTACTACAACATGGACCAGGTAGTAGCCCAGGCGCTTACCCTGTACAAGAAGCTCACGGAGAAAACCGAAGAAGCCCAAAAGGTTACTATGCCTGCCATCACGGGCTCGGCCTCCATTATAAACAAGCTCGTACCGCGCGATCCGGCCAAGGAATAG
- a CDS encoding Hsp20/alpha crystallin family protein, with product MATLLYNNLPTLRPTRALNSVLNEMLRETLPTAQKQPSKAFVPQADVLESAQGFELHLMLPGVPKEAIKIDFQEGQLTVSGERKAPEASEEAPTFRRVESGYGSFSRTFRLPDTVDVTAIDAQLVDGVLRLTLPFDSKKVTKHQIEIH from the coding sequence ATGGCAACGCTTCTGTATAATAACCTCCCCACTCTGCGTCCTACTCGTGCTTTAAACTCTGTTCTGAACGAAATGCTGCGCGAGACACTCCCAACTGCTCAAAAGCAGCCATCCAAAGCTTTCGTGCCTCAGGCCGATGTGCTGGAATCTGCGCAAGGCTTTGAGCTGCACCTGATGCTGCCCGGTGTTCCGAAGGAAGCCATCAAGATTGACTTCCAGGAAGGCCAACTGACGGTAAGTGGCGAGCGGAAAGCACCCGAAGCTTCGGAGGAAGCTCCTACGTTTCGCCGCGTAGAATCGGGCTACGGCTCCTTCTCGCGCACCTTCCGCCTGCCCGACACGGTAGACGTTACTGCCATCGACGCTCAACTGGTAGATGGTGTGCTGCGCCTCACGCTGCCCTTCGATAGCAAGAAGGTAACCAAGCATCAGATTGAGATTCACTAA
- a CDS encoding SDR family oxidoreductase, protein MRILDSLEAPAGLSPVQPLLITGANGTLGQAFKRICAIRGIEVVALGRAELDISDPVAVERVLLQHNPWAVVNTAGYVRVDDAEHEYARCYRENTTGPAILAAACAYQEIQLLTFSSDLVFDGNKAEAYLEHDTPRPLNVYGNSKRLAERDVLQRMPEALVVRTSAFFGPWDEYNFVYAALRAGHRNLPFAAADDVLVSPTFVPDLVNVALDLLIDEERGVWHLANQGSYTWADLARLAADMAGLATSFVVPRAQHSFGLAAPRPGYSVLGSKQGNLLPSVEERLHECVAEVTEGIKQLSEERMAVAS, encoded by the coding sequence ATGAGAATACTTGACTCACTAGAGGCACCAGCAGGCTTATCTCCTGTGCAGCCCCTGCTAATCACTGGTGCCAACGGCACGCTAGGCCAGGCATTCAAACGCATTTGCGCTATCCGGGGGATAGAGGTAGTAGCCCTTGGGCGGGCTGAGCTGGATATATCCGATCCGGTGGCGGTTGAGCGGGTACTACTGCAGCATAACCCATGGGCAGTAGTAAACACCGCTGGCTACGTACGCGTTGATGACGCCGAGCACGAGTATGCGCGCTGCTACCGCGAAAACACAACAGGCCCGGCCATTTTGGCGGCGGCGTGTGCCTACCAGGAAATTCAGCTGCTCACGTTTTCCTCTGATCTGGTCTTCGACGGCAACAAAGCCGAGGCCTACTTAGAGCATGACACGCCGCGGCCCCTAAACGTGTATGGCAACAGCAAGCGGCTGGCGGAGCGCGATGTGCTACAGCGCATGCCCGAGGCCCTGGTGGTACGTACCAGTGCCTTCTTCGGCCCCTGGGATGAGTATAACTTTGTGTACGCGGCCCTGCGGGCTGGCCACAGAAACCTGCCCTTCGCAGCGGCCGACGACGTGCTAGTGTCGCCTACGTTTGTGCCCGACCTGGTTAACGTGGCGCTGGATCTGCTCATTGACGAGGAGCGGGGCGTATGGCACCTGGCAAACCAGGGCTCCTATACCTGGGCTGATTTGGCTCGCCTAGCCGCCGATATGGCTGGTTTGGCTACTTCCTTTGTAGTGCCTCGTGCCCAGCATAGCTTTGGCTTGGCAGCTCCACGCCCTGGTTATAGCGTACTAGGCAGTAAGCAGGGCAATCTGCTGCCATCCGTAGAGGAGCGCCTGCATGAATGTGTTGCAGAAGTTACGGAGGGCATCAAGCAGCTTTCTGAAGAACGCATGGCAGTTGCCTCCTAA
- a CDS encoding acyltransferase family protein, with protein MQNNFDAVRLGLALVVVFCHLAVLTGLPAFQPFLAYLSADFAVKGFFVLSGCLVTRSFLSSTSGLDYAEKRVRRIYPAYLTTILVAWLVGLAATHLPAAEFLGTKEAYNYLVANATFLNFLQPTLPGVFEQHPVPVMNASLWTIKVELCLYCCVPVLMYLFRRIGPYAVVVLAFGVALGWEWLLGQSAALTPKMVAELGRQFPGMLHLFALGALFGVEERRLGQYMGWVALVSGPLFWLLHEHSLRAVVEPICYASVVLFLATRLPFHWKAGKWGDLSYGAYLLHFPLIQLFIHVGLFRGYPWLGLTALLLVLLAAAFLLWHGVEKPWLKRNSHYVAAEIVR; from the coding sequence ATGCAAAATAACTTCGATGCCGTGCGGCTGGGCCTGGCTTTGGTAGTTGTGTTCTGTCATTTGGCCGTGTTAACGGGGCTGCCGGCGTTTCAGCCTTTCTTGGCATACCTCTCGGCTGATTTTGCGGTGAAGGGCTTTTTTGTGCTCAGCGGCTGTCTGGTTACGCGCAGCTTCCTTAGCAGCACCTCCGGCCTTGACTACGCTGAGAAACGTGTGCGGCGTATTTACCCCGCTTACCTAACCACCATTCTGGTGGCCTGGCTGGTAGGCCTAGCCGCTACCCACCTGCCCGCAGCGGAGTTTCTGGGTACAAAAGAGGCCTACAACTACCTCGTGGCCAACGCTACGTTCCTCAACTTCCTGCAGCCTACACTGCCAGGGGTGTTTGAGCAGCACCCGGTGCCAGTCATGAATGCATCGCTCTGGACTATTAAGGTAGAGCTGTGCCTGTACTGTTGCGTGCCAGTTTTAATGTACCTGTTCCGCCGCATTGGGCCATACGCCGTCGTGGTGCTGGCTTTTGGGGTTGCGCTAGGGTGGGAGTGGCTGCTAGGCCAATCTGCCGCCCTCACCCCTAAAATGGTAGCTGAGCTAGGCCGGCAGTTTCCGGGTATGCTGCACTTGTTTGCGCTGGGTGCCTTGTTTGGGGTGGAGGAGCGGCGGCTAGGCCAGTATATGGGCTGGGTGGCGCTTGTGTCAGGGCCGCTCTTTTGGCTCCTGCATGAGCATAGCCTGCGCGCCGTAGTGGAGCCCATCTGCTATGCCTCGGTGGTACTATTTCTGGCTACGCGGCTACCCTTTCACTGGAAGGCCGGGAAATGGGGAGATTTATCATATGGTGCTTACTTATTGCACTTTCCTCTTATTCAGCTGTTTATACACGTAGGCCTGTTTCGTGGGTATCCGTGGCTGGGGCTGACAGCATTGTTGCTGGTGCTGCTGGCTGCCGCTTTTCTCTTGTGGCATGGGGTAGAAAAGCCCTGGCTTAAGCGAAATTCGCACTACGTTGCGGCCGAAATAGTTAGATAA
- a CDS encoding M20 metallopeptidase family protein, whose product MQHLIPRIQTLAAEAAAETIALREHLHANPELSFQEFNTVAYVTKQLQELGLQTQPIANTGVVALIEGRNPSVRTVALRADMDALPITEQNEVAYKSTNPGVMHACGHDVHTSSLLGTARILTQLRDEFEGTVKLMFQPGEELLPGGASLMIKEGVLENPKPASVLGQHVFPRLPAGKIGVRAGRYMASTDELYLTVRGKGGHGAMPEQNIDPVLVAAHIIVAAQQIVSRRANPKLPSVLSFGKVIAQGATNVIPNEVYMEGTFRTLNEEWRNEAHEHLRRLCEGLAESMGATCELEIRRGYPYLENEPELTSRVEQAAIQYLGAENVVELDQWMAAEDFAYFSQAASACFYRLGTAAADGSGRYTSSVHTPTFDIDTKALETGPGLMAWLTLRELAEQPA is encoded by the coding sequence ATGCAACACCTGATACCCCGCATTCAAACGCTGGCTGCTGAAGCTGCCGCCGAAACAATAGCCTTGCGCGAGCATCTGCACGCCAACCCGGAGCTTTCCTTTCAGGAGTTCAATACGGTGGCTTACGTAACCAAACAGCTGCAGGAGTTAGGCCTGCAAACGCAGCCCATTGCCAATACGGGCGTAGTAGCGCTTATTGAAGGACGTAATCCCAGCGTCCGCACCGTAGCCTTGCGGGCCGATATGGATGCGCTGCCTATTACGGAGCAGAATGAAGTAGCCTATAAATCTACAAATCCAGGCGTGATGCACGCCTGCGGCCACGATGTGCACACATCGTCGCTGCTGGGCACGGCCCGTATTCTCACCCAGCTCCGCGACGAGTTTGAGGGCACCGTGAAGCTGATGTTCCAGCCCGGTGAAGAGCTGCTGCCCGGTGGCGCTTCTCTGATGATTAAGGAAGGCGTACTGGAAAATCCCAAGCCAGCCAGCGTACTCGGTCAGCACGTGTTTCCGCGTCTGCCCGCCGGTAAAATCGGTGTTCGGGCGGGCCGCTATATGGCCAGCACTGATGAGCTGTACCTAACTGTGCGCGGCAAAGGGGGCCATGGTGCCATGCCCGAGCAGAACATTGACCCCGTGCTGGTAGCGGCTCACATTATTGTGGCCGCCCAGCAGATAGTTAGCCGCCGGGCCAACCCAAAGCTACCTTCAGTGCTGTCGTTCGGGAAAGTTATTGCCCAGGGCGCCACCAACGTCATCCCGAACGAAGTGTATATGGAAGGCACCTTTCGGACTTTGAATGAGGAATGGCGCAACGAGGCCCATGAACACCTGCGTCGGCTGTGTGAAGGCCTGGCCGAAAGCATGGGAGCTACGTGCGAGCTGGAAATCCGCCGGGGCTACCCTTACCTGGAGAATGAGCCGGAGCTGACCAGCCGCGTAGAGCAAGCTGCTATCCAATACCTGGGAGCCGAAAACGTAGTGGAGCTGGATCAGTGGATGGCCGCCGAGGACTTCGCTTACTTCTCGCAGGCTGCCAGTGCTTGCTTCTACCGCTTGGGTACTGCCGCCGCCGACGGTAGCGGCCGCTATACCTCCTCGGTGCACACCCCGACTTTCGATATTGATACCAAGGCGCTCGAAACGGGCCCGGGCCTAATGGCCTGGCTCACACTACGAGAGCTGGCTGAGCAACCGGCCTAG
- the secA gene encoding preprotein translocase subunit SecA, with the protein MFDFLGKTVAKIFGSKSDRDLKEIVPYVALINAEYANLAQLSDDELRARTNEVRARIDAHLKAIDDQIAALHQRVNEDASLDAIQKEQLFDQIDALEKQRNKELEVVLMEVLPVSFAITKETARRYAQNGQLVVTATDYDREYASRKSNVTIQGDKAIWSNKWLAAGAEITWDMVHYDVQLIGGVVLHQGKISEMATGEGKTLVSTLPAFLNALAKRGVHLVTVNDYLAKRDSEWNAPLFEFHGISVDCIDKHQPNTDARRKAYLADITYGTNNEFGFDYLRDNMARDPEELVQRKHHYAMVDEVDSVLIDDARTPLIISGPVPRGDVHEFYQLKPRIQMLVDAQKKQVQNYLVEARKLIKEGKDGPKEGEGGLALFRAFRGLPKSKPLIKFLSETGMRAVLQKTENFYLQDNQRQMPQADMPLFFTIDEKNNQIELTEKGIDLITGQGEDPHFFIMPDIGSELAAIENSKELSGEEKLHTKEKLMDDFQIKSERIHTINQLLKAYTLFEKDDQYILTDDGKVKIVDEQTGRVMEGRRYSDGLHQAIEAKENVRVEDATQTYATVTLQNYFRMYHKLGGMTGTAETEAGEFWEIYKLDVVVIPTNRGIARKDEHDKVYKTVREKYNAVAEEIQTLVQAGRPVLVGTTSVEISELVSRMLNLRKIPHQVLNAKQNQREAEIVAAAGYPGTVTIATNMAGRGTDIKLRGTAKESGGLAIIGTERHESRRVDRQLRGRAGRQGDPGSSQFFVSLEDNLMRLFGSDRIAKLMDRMGLEEGEVIQHSMITSSIERAQKKVEENNFGTRKRLLEYDDVMNAQREVVYKRRRNALHGERLELDVWNMIYDVCEDIVIGHKGSNDFEDFKLAIIRVFGYDTHLTAQELSGMQPGPLTQKLYDEALGYYQSKNDFIAGNNMPLINDLLSQNSPYENIAIPFTDGRKQIQAIANLRRAQATGGHDVIRAMEKVVVLSVIDEAWTKHLRAMDDLKQVVQNAVYEQKDPLLVYKFESFELFKQMIGKVNEDTIQFLFRADVPMQAGQDGYDEPEYFTEDELPVAPPMPKLKAEKEVSSVSLGAGPEDLEQAAGQPQVLEKQQPAKSQKVANRNEKVSVQYMDGRIVRDVKFKSVEDDLLNDRCVLVD; encoded by the coding sequence ATGTTTGATTTTCTAGGGAAAACCGTCGCCAAGATTTTCGGTTCTAAGTCGGACCGGGACTTGAAGGAGATTGTTCCGTATGTGGCGTTGATAAACGCCGAATATGCCAATCTGGCACAACTCAGCGACGATGAGCTGCGCGCCCGCACCAATGAGGTGCGCGCCCGGATTGATGCTCACCTCAAAGCTATTGACGACCAGATTGCGGCCCTACACCAGCGTGTGAACGAAGACGCTTCGCTGGACGCTATCCAGAAGGAGCAGCTCTTCGACCAGATTGATGCCCTGGAGAAGCAGCGCAACAAGGAACTGGAAGTAGTGCTCATGGAAGTGCTGCCCGTTTCCTTTGCCATTACTAAGGAAACTGCCCGCCGCTACGCCCAGAACGGGCAGCTGGTGGTAACCGCCACCGACTACGATCGGGAATACGCCAGCCGCAAGAGCAACGTCACGATTCAGGGCGATAAAGCTATCTGGAGCAATAAGTGGCTGGCTGCCGGCGCCGAGATTACCTGGGACATGGTGCACTACGATGTGCAGCTGATTGGCGGCGTAGTGCTGCACCAGGGCAAGATTTCAGAAATGGCGACGGGTGAGGGCAAAACCCTCGTATCCACGCTGCCGGCTTTCCTGAATGCCTTGGCTAAGCGCGGGGTGCACCTGGTAACCGTAAACGACTACCTCGCCAAGCGTGACTCCGAGTGGAATGCGCCGCTGTTCGAGTTCCATGGCATTTCGGTTGACTGCATTGATAAGCACCAGCCCAACACGGATGCCCGCCGCAAGGCTTACCTCGCCGACATCACTTACGGCACCAACAACGAATTCGGCTTCGACTACCTGCGCGACAACATGGCCCGCGACCCCGAGGAGCTGGTGCAGCGCAAGCATCACTACGCCATGGTCGACGAAGTGGACTCCGTACTGATTGATGATGCCCGGACCCCGCTCATCATCTCCGGCCCCGTGCCGCGCGGTGATGTGCACGAGTTCTACCAGCTGAAGCCTCGCATTCAGATGCTGGTGGATGCTCAGAAAAAGCAGGTGCAGAACTACCTGGTGGAGGCCCGCAAGCTCATCAAGGAAGGCAAAGATGGCCCGAAAGAAGGAGAGGGTGGCCTAGCATTGTTCCGGGCCTTCCGTGGTTTGCCCAAGAGCAAGCCGCTCATCAAGTTCCTCTCAGAAACCGGTATGCGGGCTGTTCTGCAGAAAACGGAGAACTTCTACCTGCAGGACAACCAGCGCCAGATGCCCCAGGCCGATATGCCGCTGTTCTTCACGATTGACGAGAAGAACAACCAGATCGAGCTGACGGAAAAAGGCATTGACCTCATCACCGGCCAGGGCGAAGACCCGCACTTCTTCATCATGCCCGACATTGGCTCGGAGCTGGCTGCCATTGAAAACAGCAAAGAGCTGAGCGGTGAAGAGAAGCTGCACACCAAGGAGAAGCTCATGGATGACTTTCAGATAAAGTCGGAGCGGATTCACACCATCAACCAGCTGCTGAAAGCCTATACCCTGTTCGAGAAGGATGACCAGTACATCCTCACCGACGACGGCAAGGTGAAAATTGTGGATGAGCAGACCGGCCGCGTGATGGAAGGCCGCCGCTACTCCGATGGGTTGCACCAGGCTATTGAGGCCAAGGAAAACGTGCGCGTAGAAGACGCCACCCAGACCTACGCCACCGTAACGCTGCAGAACTACTTCCGCATGTACCACAAGCTGGGCGGCATGACGGGTACGGCCGAAACCGAAGCCGGCGAGTTCTGGGAAATCTACAAGCTCGATGTGGTGGTAATTCCCACCAACCGCGGCATCGCTCGCAAAGACGAGCACGACAAAGTTTACAAGACCGTTCGCGAGAAGTACAATGCCGTAGCCGAGGAAATCCAGACGCTGGTGCAAGCTGGCCGTCCGGTGCTGGTAGGTACTACGTCGGTTGAAATTTCGGAGCTGGTAAGCCGTATGCTCAACCTGCGCAAGATTCCGCACCAGGTGCTGAATGCTAAGCAGAACCAGCGCGAGGCCGAGATTGTAGCCGCTGCCGGCTACCCTGGCACCGTAACCATTGCTACCAACATGGCCGGCCGTGGTACCGACATTAAGTTGCGCGGCACCGCTAAGGAGTCGGGTGGCTTGGCCATCATTGGCACGGAGCGCCACGAGTCGCGGCGCGTTGACCGCCAGTTGCGTGGCCGGGCCGGCCGCCAGGGTGACCCAGGTTCTTCGCAGTTCTTCGTGAGCCTCGAAGACAACCTGATGCGCTTGTTCGGCTCTGACCGGATTGCCAAACTTATGGACCGCATGGGCCTGGAGGAAGGTGAAGTAATTCAGCACTCGATGATTACCTCTTCTATTGAGCGTGCTCAGAAGAAAGTAGAAGAGAACAACTTCGGCACACGAAAGCGCCTGCTGGAGTACGATGACGTGATGAACGCCCAGCGTGAAGTGGTGTACAAGCGCCGCCGCAACGCCCTGCACGGCGAGCGTTTGGAGCTGGACGTGTGGAATATGATCTACGACGTCTGCGAAGACATCGTGATAGGCCACAAAGGCAGCAACGACTTCGAGGACTTCAAGCTGGCCATCATCCGGGTGTTCGGGTACGACACGCACCTGACGGCTCAGGAGTTAAGTGGCATGCAGCCCGGTCCGCTCACGCAGAAGCTCTACGACGAGGCTCTCGGCTACTATCAGAGCAAGAACGATTTCATCGCCGGTAACAACATGCCGCTGATCAATGACCTGCTCAGCCAGAACTCGCCCTACGAAAACATTGCCATTCCCTTCACCGATGGCCGCAAGCAGATTCAGGCTATTGCCAACCTGCGCCGCGCCCAGGCCACGGGTGGTCACGATGTAATTCGGGCCATGGAGAAGGTGGTGGTGCTGTCGGTTATCGATGAGGCCTGGACCAAGCACCTGCGCGCCATGGACGACCTGAAGCAGGTGGTGCAGAACGCGGTATACGAGCAGAAAGACCCACTGCTGGTGTATAAGTTCGAGTCGTTTGAGCTGTTCAAGCAGATGATCGGCAAGGTAAACGAGGACACTATCCAGTTCTTGTTCCGCGCCGACGTGCCCATGCAGGCCGGCCAGGATGGTTACGACGAGCCCGAGTACTTCACCGAGGATGAGCTGCCCGTAGCGCCGCCCATGCCCAAGCTGAAGGCCGAGAAAGAAGTTTCATCGGTGTCGTTGGGCGCTGGCCCCGAGGATCTGGAGCAGGCCGCTGGTCAGCCCCAGGTGCTAGAGAAGCAGCAGCCGGCTAAGTCGCAGAAAGTGGCGAACCGCAACGAGAAAGTAAGCGTGCAGTACATGGATGGTCGCATCGTGCGCGATGTGAAGTTCAAGTCAGTAGAAGACGACTTACTGAACGATCGTTGCGTGCTGGTTGACTAA